One genomic region from Candidatus Bathyarchaeum sp. encodes:
- a CDS encoding DUF1616 domain-containing protein, with protein sequence MAKKNSDDFMEKKIKKTAKSTKSSSSSNEEKTVIATIVIAVVIMSALVVQLVLTPIDPAYCSAIYYLDSDKQTENLPKTVILNQNSTFSMWVGVENQNGTTLDYQVQIKIDDGNGPLNQSSAIAIKTLNQTINDGDVWEEEVEITIDQLGTNRIIFELFIRNATDSEYDYTGNWVHLSVEAIEAP encoded by the coding sequence TTGGCAAAGAAGAATAGTGACGACTTTATGGAGAAAAAAATCAAAAAGACAGCTAAAAGCACAAAATCATCCAGCTCCAGTAATGAAGAAAAAACCGTAATCGCCACAATAGTTATTGCAGTGGTGATTATGAGCGCCCTTGTTGTGCAATTAGTTTTAACTCCCATAGATCCTGCATATTGTTCTGCGATTTATTATCTGGATTCTGATAAACAAACAGAAAATCTTCCTAAAACAGTAATTCTAAACCAAAACAGCACATTCTCGATGTGGGTTGGGGTAGAAAACCAAAATGGGACAACCCTTGACTACCAAGTACAAATAAAAATTGATGATGGAAATGGCCCATTAAATCAAAGTTCAGCCATTGCGATAAAGACTTTAAATCAAACAATAAATGACGGCGACGTCTGGGAAGAAGAAGTAGAGATAACCATTGACCAGCTGGGAACCAACAGAATAATTTTTGAATTATTCATCAGGAATGCAACAGATTCAGAATACGATTACACGGGAAATTGGGTTCATTTGTCTGTAGAAGCAATTGAGGCCCCATAA
- a CDS encoding SDR family NAD(P)-dependent oxidoreductase — protein sequence MKEFNGQEVVVTGGAGFIGSNLCKKLVELGAKVTVIDNLYAGSKDRIQDLIDEGLKFVEKDIRDKEAIEEVTKNCKTIFHLAAQTSVPFSMVNPQEDSQINVIGTLSVLEAAKKAGARVVFASSSAVYGNPKQKPTNETVEPNPIAFYGLTKLLGEHYCRFYHKTYGVEIVMFRIFNVYGPYCHGAIYDFLNKLKKDPTQLEVLGTGRQARDFIYVDDMVDALLRAAITPEASGHAFNVGTGTTTSVADLAEMIVKILGLENVNIHFKGGRAWEGDMDVTLADYAKAQKILKWTPQVSIEEGLKKIISSSSY from the coding sequence TTGAAAGAATTCAATGGACAAGAAGTAGTAGTTACTGGCGGAGCTGGTTTTATAGGTTCTAACTTGTGCAAAAAGTTAGTAGAACTAGGCGCCAAAGTAACCGTAATCGATAACCTTTATGCAGGAAGCAAAGACCGCATCCAAGACCTCATTGACGAAGGTCTAAAATTTGTAGAAAAAGACATCCGCGACAAAGAAGCAATAGAAGAAGTAACAAAAAACTGCAAAACAATATTTCATCTAGCTGCACAGACAAGCGTTCCCTTTTCTATGGTCAACCCACAAGAAGACAGCCAAATCAACGTCATCGGAACCTTGAGTGTTCTTGAGGCAGCAAAAAAAGCAGGCGCCCGAGTGGTTTTTGCGTCGTCTTCTGCGGTTTATGGTAATCCCAAACAAAAACCAACCAACGAAACAGTAGAGCCAAACCCCATCGCATTTTATGGTTTAACAAAACTATTAGGAGAACACTACTGCAGATTTTATCACAAAACGTACGGAGTCGAAATTGTTATGTTCCGAATTTTCAACGTTTATGGTCCTTACTGCCATGGTGCAATCTATGACTTTCTTAACAAACTAAAAAAGGACCCAACCCAACTAGAAGTTCTAGGAACTGGAAGACAAGCGCGAGACTTTATTTACGTTGATGATATGGTCGATGCTCTCTTAAGAGCTGCAATTACTCCTGAAGCGTCCGGACACGCATTTAATGTTGGAACTGGAACCACAACTTCAGTAGCCGATTTAGCTGAAATGATTGTAAAAATTCTTGGATTAGAAAATGTAAACATTCATTTTAAAGGTGGCAGGGCATGGGAAGGCGACATGGACGTGACTTTGGCTGATTACGCTAAAGCTCAAAAAATCTTGAAATGGACTCCTCAAGTGAGCATTGAAGAGGGACTGAAAAAAATAATAAGCTCAAGTAGTTATTAG
- a CDS encoding geranylgeranylglycerol-phosphate geranylgeranyltransferase, with protein MASLKNRLKAVIMLLRPPYWLMTGGLSVITIFALQRGTLPENELIIPLVVLSTICISSGGFALNDYVDQESDAIVKKNRPIPSKNLKPWEALLTAIILFGIGTAASALINWLCFAIAVADTVLLVAYSKYIKKHVGFLGSFLMGFLIGTSFVYGEAALYGTITMISFSLSFMSMGNIGGNVLRDILSLEGDLKAGYATLAAKRGPSFAAKVGGVFFLLNVAGSPIPYIVGAVGWAYLIPILIWDAILVVSGVSLLKNQELNNVKKHERFVTRTMIIIPIALFLGALT; from the coding sequence ATGGCTTCGTTGAAAAATCGGCTTAAAGCCGTTATTATGCTTCTGCGTCCGCCATATTGGTTGATGACGGGCGGTTTATCAGTTATCACAATCTTTGCTTTGCAACGCGGCACTCTACCAGAGAACGAGTTGATTATCCCGTTAGTTGTCTTGTCGACAATATGCATCAGTTCAGGTGGATTTGCCCTCAACGACTACGTAGACCAGGAATCAGACGCCATAGTAAAAAAGAACCGTCCAATCCCCTCCAAAAACCTCAAGCCATGGGAAGCACTTTTAACAGCAATAATATTATTTGGCATAGGAACAGCGGCATCAGCATTAATCAACTGGTTGTGTTTTGCAATCGCAGTAGCTGATACGGTTCTTTTGGTGGCATATTCTAAATACATCAAAAAACATGTTGGATTTCTAGGAAGTTTTCTCATGGGTTTTCTCATTGGAACATCGTTTGTTTACGGTGAAGCAGCATTATACGGAACAATAACCATGATATCTTTCTCGTTGTCCTTTATGAGCATGGGTAACATTGGTGGAAATGTCTTACGGGACATATTGAGCCTAGAAGGAGACCTAAAAGCAGGATACGCAACCTTAGCCGCTAAACGAGGCCCAAGTTTTGCCGCCAAAGTCGGGGGTGTTTTCTTTTTGCTTAATGTCGCCGGATCACCTATTCCGTATATAGTGGGTGCAGTTGGTTGGGCTTATTTAATTCCAATTCTGATTTGGGACGCGATTCTTGTTGTTTCAGGAGTTTCTTTGCTTAAAAATCAAGAATTGAATAATGTAAAGAAACATGAAAGATTTGTAACAAGAACAATGATTATAATACCCATAGCATTGTTTTTAGGGGCTTTAACGTGA
- a CDS encoding radical SAM protein, giving the protein MTEQKILRETFSVCPICYKKIKAQVIEKDGKVLLEKTCKEHGKFSDTYWTRADLYHKAEEYKKPSSTPFKDNCPEGCSVNKCPNHISTTVMAVIDVTNECDLRCPICFANASKPPDLYRPSKETIHNMLKSLKKRDPSPLAVMFAGGEPTVREDIVEIVQMAHDLKYMILLATNGVRMSNDPEFVKKLKEAGLNIVYLQFDGLTDGPYEKLRNAKLLPNKLRLVELCRKYDIEIILVPTVQGGINDDQVGDIVKFAAKNVDIIRGIVFQPMSFTGRTPEFVSRQQRIDNSLLAQKIAEQTNNMIREEDMFPVSVMDPPLKIMNSFLSKVWPPFTPTAYCGLWNWILVSKRGKHIFTPINQFLNFDLFMSDLKNLNARVKKQKISKLGIYMRLFLASFKSLDWGKVQREAGLLNAIKTLVQIHTDPSYDSLGPIRRRMLLIGSMAFMDPYTFDVERAHHCVIHYATPDNRIIPFCVYNMFYRQHVEKQFSIPRIPVKQK; this is encoded by the coding sequence GTGACCGAGCAAAAAATACTAAGAGAAACTTTCAGCGTTTGTCCAATTTGTTATAAAAAAATAAAAGCGCAAGTAATAGAAAAAGACGGCAAAGTTCTACTCGAAAAAACCTGCAAAGAACACGGCAAATTTAGTGATACCTATTGGACACGAGCAGACCTCTACCACAAAGCGGAAGAATACAAAAAACCGTCTTCAACTCCCTTTAAGGACAACTGCCCCGAAGGTTGTTCAGTAAATAAGTGCCCAAATCACATTTCTACAACTGTTATGGCCGTAATTGACGTAACAAATGAATGCGATCTAAGATGCCCTATATGTTTTGCGAACGCGTCCAAGCCTCCGGACCTCTACAGGCCAAGCAAAGAAACCATTCATAACATGCTTAAATCTTTGAAAAAACGTGATCCCTCCCCCTTGGCAGTAATGTTTGCAGGAGGAGAACCCACAGTTCGGGAAGACATAGTAGAAATTGTGCAAATGGCACATGACCTAAAATACATGATTCTTCTAGCAACAAACGGTGTGAGAATGTCTAATGACCCCGAGTTTGTCAAAAAACTCAAAGAAGCAGGACTAAACATCGTTTATCTGCAATTTGATGGCCTCACAGATGGACCTTACGAAAAATTGCGAAACGCCAAGCTGTTGCCAAACAAGTTGCGCCTTGTTGAACTCTGCAGAAAATACGACATCGAAATCATTCTTGTACCAACAGTACAAGGCGGCATAAACGACGACCAAGTCGGCGACATTGTCAAGTTCGCCGCCAAAAACGTGGATATCATACGCGGTATTGTTTTTCAGCCCATGTCCTTCACAGGACGTACCCCTGAATTTGTTTCCAGACAGCAACGAATCGACAACTCCTTACTTGCCCAAAAAATTGCTGAACAAACAAACAACATGATTCGAGAAGAGGACATGTTTCCTGTTTCAGTTATGGACCCACCTCTAAAAATCATGAACAGTTTTCTATCAAAAGTGTGGCCACCGTTTACGCCTACAGCTTACTGTGGATTATGGAACTGGATTTTAGTTTCCAAACGAGGAAAGCATATTTTCACGCCAATTAATCAGTTCTTGAATTTTGACTTATTCATGTCTGACCTTAAAAACTTGAATGCCAGGGTTAAAAAACAAAAAATCAGCAAACTGGGAATTTACATGCGTCTTTTCCTTGCCTCATTCAAGTCCCTAGACTGGGGAAAAGTACAACGAGAAGCAGGCTTACTAAATGCAATAAAAACTCTGGTTCAAATACATACGGACCCCTCTTATGATTCTCTTGGTCCCATCCGAAGAAGAATGCTCCTAATCGGAAGCATGGCCTTCATGGATCCTTACACCTTTGACGTCGAACGCGCCCACCATTGCGTTATTCATTACGCAACCCCAGACAACAGAATCATACCCTTCTGTGTATACAACATGTTCTACCGCCAACACGTCGAAAAACAGTTCAGTATCCCACGGATTCCAGTCAAACAAAAATAA